The genomic window aaaatataaaatttgtttaatatttgggatgttacttattttatattcgtttAAATTGTTCGGTAAACTTTCTGCTTCCACCAAGTATAGACGCAATGACGTACTGCAATGACATACTCGgcggatatcttttttttcttttcttaatatCCTTTATTGAAGTTGGAGATCCAAATTTATAGCATGCATTTTCTAGAATAAGGGAtcggactaatttttttttcacttcagatgaagaattctgaCTTCACGAATGAAAaggtgaagttggttttttaaaatcttaactagtatgcaagatatgaacgtttaaaattcctaattaaacaatgagaaagatacccactagtaacgtcatacgtgggtatcgccgtAGAGAActaataagaataaaactttgttttgcgaAAAGGAGGTGTGTaacttataacttcttcattttttaatcaattttaatttcactttcaaattttgtcatagtatcaagtgtagttttatatttttatatggccaattcgacatcagaaaACCCGTATCtagattgaaaatgaaaaactttgattagatattcaactaaaaaatatagataCCAGTTATTTTAGGGAGTAAGAAGCGTGTTGCGAATACCAGCTTTTCTTATTCACTCAACTTTTAAAcaagaaactttaaaatttttttaaatataattcttcTTCCTTAtcgtaaattgtttttaaaaatcgttaaattgtaaaaatgttaataagcATAATGCTGCCTCAACAGTTTTTGGGATTTGAGTGACTATTGAGCTCAATTCTAGAGCAAATTTTAACGTCATTTATGTGTTTGTACGCTTTTCGTTGGTTAAACTTCTAGTTACCAAGACTTGATTCAGCACGCGGCGTATAAATAATGCTTTAGTTTAACAAGCGATAGCGAgataacttaatttaaaatgaagaattcatcttaattatttttattgaataaattattaatgtagTTGTTTCGTTGAATGTTAGAGAAACTAGTAAGTGCAGACAGCGGTGTGACTGTCTATATAAAGCAACATCTTGGCGATCTGTCTATTAAAAAACCAGTTATTATCTCATAGTAGTTGTTACATCATAACTGGAATGGGCGTTTTCTACACACCCTCCTATAGGGTGTCAcccataaatttattgatttacaagattactttcatcaaaatatttgttatcattaactgtaacaaaaatttagtaatatGTCATATATAAGTTATTCCAAAAAACAGATTCTTCGAGGACATGTAATTTAAAGAGGTGGTTAAATTGTAAACTATagtatttcttaaataaattgatttgaatacaaatgatttttggaactatgttccttatcgtgTTCTCTAATAGTATTCTCAACAAAGATATTGTCTTGTGGTTAGAGTGCTCacgtaaattgattttttaaattaaaaacacataatttataGCGAAGGAAACGTAGTTCTTACCCAGAGTACCTTGACTACTGTCGCtccttttcttaaattttttacgaaGTAAATGCTCGCGTTATATCTAGGGGTTAAATTTATAGCACTTTCTGtagatataaatatacatatctGATAAAAAGCTTATTACATTTCCACCCTTAAATTTAGATAATAGAACttctttgaaaattgaataacattgatctatatatgtaattataggtatatatatgtTTGAATCTCTAGCCTGTTTTCCTGTCGATTCGCGAGATCTTTCTCcttttttctttatcaaattccatgatttaccctgaatttaaagcttatcgtgccATTAgtcggcaaaaaaaaaatactatgacGAAAAATAGCTACAATGACGACTAATGACTACTAAATGACGGTCTAAAAATGTgcggaataaaataaattcatcgtttttatatataacgaagaaaatttttgtaatcgtAAGTTTTGCTGTAGATCTATATCTAATATTTATCTTTCTCgaaatattcaaatcattgaaaaaagttttataactcATTAAGACCTCCGAAACTTTCGATATTTAcgactttcgatatttcatcaTGACTGTGAGAAACTAAGctggttaaaaaaaagaaactatggATTAATATTTGAACCCTGGAAAGTGTCTACAAGGTTCTTGAGCTTTTTGAGGAAATCATTTTGAGGCAGAGCTTTTTAAGGAAATCGTTTTCATGCCAGAACCTTTATAACTGAGATTTGCATACTTCTATAATCTTAATTACTTTATGATTGAGAATCTTTCCCTGGAAAGATCTTTGTTTTTGTTAAggaatttgccatttttttatttctgtaataTCTTTATTCAAGAATACACGTCTTACTTTTCCACTACCTTTTCATTTCCTTATGTatctattatgtattttttccaTTGCTTGTTGTTGATAGATTTCCGAACAATATGAAACATTAAATAAGTAACTTCTATACGAATTGCTTCAAAATTTTTCTCCAGAAATAGGAAAAACTTTGAAGAAACATtagtattcgaaaaaaattttctggtttcttcatttaattttaaattttcaacggATGTGTAATAATActttagatatatttattttgtacataaaaaaagttttaattgatCACATTTTAAAGCAAATgttgtaaaacaaataattggaTGAATGAATTATCGTTCGAAATGAGATGTAATACCATTGTACCTGTGATCCTCAAATACGAGAAATTAAAAAGgcgttatttatatatttttataaaatttatatggtttttaacattgtataattaaaaataattgtttatatttttttaatattgtaaaaaaaaacacaataaatttttgtattataattattgcatttcattttttaagggTATTTTAAAACTGCAAAAtatcgttatttatttaagtggtTATTCTTTGGTAAAAAAACCtacttttataatcaataaaaattatgaactgGGAGGGAGGAAATCGTAATGTCaacaaatttagaaataaacaaatttaaaaataaatttacaatcgAGTTTTGAAGATTTATTGATGCATTAGGTAAGAATCTAAAATTAAACTAACTTataagttaaatatttcgatatctagttaataatcttgaaaatggaaataataCGTAATAATTTAGAAGAAGTTATTCTAAGAATTACACTTTTTATATaccaaaaatcatatttattttcttataaatgccTTTCTTATCAATCATTTGTACTTCATCAAaagtgaatgaaaataaaagtaaaaaataaagtagttttttatcattttttaaatgaatgtaccctttttaattttattcatacgagaattatagaaaaataaccattgaaatataataaaacatttgtgTCGAGAAGTTCGTTAAGAGTtcatatatatcaagatatgctaagtttagttccaagtttataactcctaaaaatattgatactgcgaacaaaattttggtataggtgttcataaaaccacctaaagaatccatttccgattgtccgtccgttTTTCTGTCCATAATTCATCACAATAACTTAAAAACAGGATGTAAAAAATGGAgaaatgaacaacatagatcAAGGTCTTGAATCTGTAGGACCTACATTGTAAagcattagagatagaacaaaaatataaatgtaaaaaaatgttccttttaaaaaaaatatataactttcgtttgaaacatcactgtttacacatgagagcgcaaataaggataaaaattatgtgtccattttctccaaaagtgtaaaagtgttaaaaatttgtaggtagcttcaattagtggtcttgtgaaagattctcgaaagACAAAaagattctagaaaatactttcctATAATTCGTTTTCCACCATAATTATGAGGGCTATGTACATAActgtacagggtatttcaacaattaactcagtcagttgtttgttttcacttgttttaaactgCTTTTCAACCTAAATTTACAACATTTCTTACTAAATTTtccctacaatttttttttagttcagttaACATACACAGTTAACAACAACAAACTCAGTTCTGTTATGATAATGTTTTATAGAGGTAAATCAACGTACCTACATAGGAAATTGTCTATACGCCGTGTAAATTTAGTTATTGTATATACGTGAATAAATCGAAGGACGTACGGAGTTGTAAAAATGATCTATAATTAGATCATTTTgtgattatattttcttaagttTGTTTTTAGATCAATTTTCATAACTGTTGTTACCTCCTTAACTTTGggttaaatttttaacacatctttgaataaatataaatgcaatATCTTAATGGATATTGTAAACGGGATTTGATTATAAatgaaacatttaatttataaaaaataatttttatttatggatTCGGAATGTGCAAAATTTtgatgtacaaaaataattacatttaataaatattatgaacatTATTTTAGAGAGATCTCttcaatggaaaaaattttaacattaattttaacattaaatccCTAATGATATGCTAATCCATGTCCATAACCTAATCCATGTCCATAACCTAATCCCAAACCATAACCATGACTCAAACCATATCCTAAGCCATGGCCGTAGGAAATAGCTGGAGCGGCAGAAATTGTTTTTGAGTAGATTGGAGCTGATGCATAACTGATTGCTGGAGCGGCAATTGCTTTGGAGTAGATTGGTGCTGATGCGTAACTGATTGCTGGGGCATGTGCAATGCTTAATGCAGGTGCATGAGAGATACTTGCATATGCTGGAGCATGTGCAATACTCAATGGTGCAGATGCATAACTTAAAGCTGGTGCAGCAATAGCAGCATGGCCATATGATAGAGATGGAGCAGCTAATAATGATGGTGCAGCAGCGTATCCATGTCCATAGCCTAAGCTACCTAAACCTAATCCACCATATCCATAACCTAATCCACCATAGATTCCACGTTTTTCTGTTTTCTTTGATTCATTTTGTCCATATACGGTTGCAATTAAAGCAAAGATCAAACATacctaaaaagaaaaaaaaaacaatactgtAGGAGCTTTGAAACTTCGAATCGACTTGAAACTTCGAGCAATTTATACAATCTTTTTTGAGTATCTCTCATAActacgatttttattttcagagaaaattttgaactataaatctttaaccaacttcaaaaaagtttctcaattcgatttttttaaaagttagtgTCTATTTATCTAAGGATTTTTAGCCGATCGGCGTGATTATTATGGCACTTACAAACACAGTTGGGCCTGTGATGAGTGTCTTATCTTCTTTCGTGTTTTCTAACCAGGTTATACCTGATGACAGTTAGAAAACTGTATCCAGAACGGGGCTAAGAAACCAGGAGAATTTTTATGTACGATGCACGAGAGTTTCGATGTAAGtatatcataaatatacaaaaatgctGTACGAGTTTTGCCATTTCgactttgaaaaaataagtaaaaaagaaattttaaactataaatctTTAATCAACCTCGAATAAGTttctcaattcaattttttaaatgttagggCCATTTTCTCCAAGGATTTTATTTTCTCCAAGGATTGGTATGATTATTGTGCCACTCAAAAACTCAGTTGCATCCGTAGTGGGTTCCTTACACTCTTTCGTGTTTTCTAACCATATTAAAGTTGATATGGCTAGAAAACTGTAAGCAGAACGGGTCTGGGAAACCAGGGGAACTGTATATCTACGATCCACAATAGTTTCGATGtatatcataaatatacaaagtcgacgcaaaaaaaaaaaaattgaaatcgttCTTGAATGATGAGAGTCGAGATCGTCAAAATATGTACACCgatccaaaattttcaagtaaGAAATTAAAACGAAAGGGTTATTTTTGTGATTATCGCTCTGATGAGTGATATTTGTCGGAAATAATAAAGCAGTTTTTTACACTGTCTATCTACACatctcgaaaaaaaattctattttaggACTATCTTAAggccaaattttaaaaagttgaaaaaaattaaaacagtggAGTTAGTTTCGTCTGTATACTTTcctagtatttttaaaaaagacttAAAGATTGTGTGATTGTTGTGATcgcgaaaaaattttcaaattttcacttACCATGAATTTCATATTGATaatgttatgttataaaattttccaaaaaaacacTTAATTCACACACAAGATTTACTTGGTTGCTTACGATTTTGTTATGCCCTTACCCACAATCAAtccaatatttatatataaaatggtaGGCGACATATCACCCCCCAAAAAAGTGCTCTTACTATTTTGTAAAttgatatgtattttttttttattatttgtgaaaaaaaaaatttcataaaactggttcaaaataataatataacacacacacataatgtAAGAGTGAGTTATATCATGTTATCTTTGTTCATTGTACTCGATTATATAATAATGTGTCCTCACTCAATAATAGGTATACAAAGAAATTCATAAGGAAAACTTTTAGATTGTgtgtattattttgaaaacatgttaaaatgaaCATAACACCCGAttctattacttattttttacctctatataaagattacaattttaataaacgatccctatggtctaagagacggtataaggacgatcttcacccatctgataaccagatgagacatattttttatgaaattttattgatttttaaacatgcctatcttactttttctatcaaaaagtgttaatgactatttttaatttaattaattttttcatgaacgggttttttcaggcaagcctataccattaatttcgtaattaaattatctttcttctgagaCTAATTTCGATTAGCTAACAGATTGGTGAAGTTACCTCATCAAGTATGAACAGATAAGTCAATAtaagtaactacaccgatctgttagccaatcgaaattggtatcagaagtaagataattttataacgaaaataatggtataggcttgcctgaaagaaaccgttcatggaaaaaattaatgaaattaaaaatagccatgaacacttttcgatagaaaaaatatgatagacatgttcaaaaatcaataaaatttcataaaaaatatgtctcaactgggtatcaaatgggtgaagatcgaccttttAACGTCTCCTGTACCGCAAGGTCGGCCATACATATCCATAACTTTTGAGGAAggtaaaatttggaaaattcgaaaattcattGATTTGGCAAATTGATTGGAGTGAggacaaaaaagtaaaatgttgTCTAAGTTGGCTGTCCTAATGCTGAAAACCTAGAAAATAAAGGATGATCCAATTTCAGTTTCGTATGTGTGCAACTCAGCCCACTTGTTGTAAAGAAATAACAATTCTATAAGAACTATGCATAAACTTTTACGGGAAGATTATGGCCAATTTAATTTTCACGGGGAGcgaaaaatttgcataattgTGCTAAAGATCGAGGAAACTGTAATTGGAGAGTAAAGCGTGTGTATCATCGCAGGTGCCTTCAGGCAAAAATACGCCAGTGGATTTCTTTTTATGGAATTTTCTGAAGAGTAGCGTCTATGTTGACAAACCTCGAATGTTGGAGCATCTAAAAGCTAAAATATACCGATTATACGAGTTATAGCCAAACTCCCCAAAATTGCGAtaagttatagaaaattacCTCGAACGGATAAACAGCCACAGAAGATCCAGAGCCAGCCATTAGGCTAAACTTATgctaaatattcaattaatataaatataattaagattatattatattttttgtgtttaaaaaaaattaaagttaagagACTCAATTTGTAACATCCTTTATATCGTGAAATCATTGATTAtgacatagaaaataaattaaatgaataactaaatcttgttaattttttctgCTTTATTATTCAGGATTTACAAGCCATATTTCCAATAATTCGATGAAATTTCCTCCAAATATCGCTACAAAGTAGTTCATCACAGATTTTACTCCCTTGTCGTAGCTTCTACCGTGTTTTTCAGTCAAGGACATCCATCAAATTTGCGATGGTGCCATAGACTTTGTCTACTTCATCCAAAATATATAAAGAGACACTATTTTCATCATTGTCTAATTTTCCTAtttattttctctaattttGACTTTGTTATTACATTTCTCTACAaacaactatttatttaaaccgTTTCTCTCGATGTTCATGGTTCTATTATCTACATACACGaaatgaaaacttttgaaaaagtttttcctaCACTCGTAAATTCTACGAATTGCAAAACACATGTATTGCAATATTTACTGAAGTAAACAGTATCTCTTATAAGAtaggtcctacagacccaagaatCATttgtcctatgttgctcatttaacaattttagcttgatatctatttttgtttttcagctCGTAtcgacagacaaccgaaaatctACCAAATAGGTGATTTTGAACacctatatataattttgttcatagtatcaatatttttaagcgttacaaacttgggactaatcttagtataccttgatatatttaatatatacatggtataaaaatgtgcgaaaactaaacaaaatattatgctAACTTGCCTTACAACTTTTGCATACGGATAAGAGACTGTATATGGATGTTATGTGATTGATTATACCATATctactaatatttttaataagacaattcataatttaatttcgcATAACAACATATGTAAAACTGTGCATTGTATGTATGCATGCATGTTTGTGTAAAATCTATGTATCgttaaatgaatgttttttatatcagagttattaaaaatgttgtttgttttaaaatcaatctAGTACAAAACACTCAAATGACGTCTAATTACAagtataggaaaaaattttactctgcTTCGATAATAATGTAGAtttagttgaatattttttcgaagGTTAATGTTTAAGAGATGTatacaaacaacaaaattaaagaaacaagtttaaactttttaaagtaaGGTTTTTCaagaaacaattaaagaaacaaGTTTAAACGTAAAGTTTTTCAGATACATTATATATAAGGGATCGCCAACAGCTtgtgtttataatttgtatacgtAATGAATCGTACTTCAATGAacgatttaaaatcaatttaattttccaaagcTATCCAGTTCCACCATATTTGTATAATAGTATAGTAAACGAACtcttttcttacaaaaaaattgtttgttaggTGGATTGGCTTGCGGTTTTTTTTGCATAGACTtaagaaaattatcctaaaagaaggatatatggtttaaagcgaGACTTTTTAGTCTTAACtttatcttaaattttggattaattcagcattttgaactttttaaaatattttaaagttatcagATTTACTTTACGATATTAAACCCCCCTCACCCCATTGGTGCGGGGgctatttatatataaagactttttttaggataattttctaAAGCCAATGCAAAAAACCGTAAGCAAATACAAccagtaaacaattttttcgtaagaatcaaaaattctaaattcattTATTGTACTATAATTAAATCACTATTGCTTTATATGTTTTTCAAgtcgcttccaccaaaatttaattttgtagtaTATTATTTACGCCGTTTTGGAGTTAAGATTTAGATTAGAtataatgatttatattttcacaaaatttatatatgtatgcgAAATTTCAAAGAaccatcaaattaaaaattactcaaaagTTTGACTGCAAGTAGTGACTTAGTCCTGGTTTTGGTTTTCAGCAAAACTATTTCAAGAATCTTGAATTTTACTAAATCATAAATGTTGATTATGCTCATtgcttttcttatttttcaaattcataattttttattttaaaggacCTAATTATACTTATTACAAGATCTTTTTCACAAAACTTCCTGGCAAATTTCCTGACAATTACTTCAAGTAATTGTCAGAAAATTCTCGAGggaaacaatttgaaaaagaaacctgaaaagtatttttttctaaaaattcctttttttttacatttgtataatatcttatatagaggtaaaacaagttttgaaaattcacgtgagttatttttaatattatcgggTTATGGAAAACAGCTAGcgtttgttattattgttacttttattAGTCACTAATAATACCACATAAGGGTACAAACTTTCTCCACATCCCtgattgttttgaataaattaaaattttaagtaaattaattaattttcctatggaattaaattttaatgtaattttagaataaattagaTTGTATAttcctaaaaaatttgttacattaaaaatattctattagaaaaattatagaaaaagatgcttataagttataaataagaatctaaaattataataaatataatatcgaaACGTAAGACTGGTTAACGTAGTCTAATGTATTTAGGAAAAAGTAATTGCAAACTATCAAGCTAatagtttttccaaaaaagttttttttag from Chrysoperla carnea chromosome 2, inChrCarn1.1, whole genome shotgun sequence includes these protein-coding regions:
- the LOC123291725 gene encoding cuticle protein 65-like produces the protein MKFMVCLIFALIATVYGQNESKKTEKRGIYGGLGYGYGGLGLGSLGYGHGYAAAPSLLAAPSLSYGHAAIAAPALSYASAPLSIAHAPAYASISHAPALSIAHAPAISYASAPIYSKAIAAPAISYASAPIYSKTISAAPAISYGHGLGYGLSHGYGLGLGYGHGLGYGHGLAYH